A single genomic interval of Chitinophaga sp. 180180018-3 harbors:
- a CDS encoding MFS transporter → MEKRPLLKIFTEPFKTLRNTTFARLYFAQIASLFGDAFTWLGLALLTYEINPGNAAAILASALTLRVTAYIIFSPFAGVVSEKFQRKQILLITQFARMAIVCMLPFVNAEWQVYVLIFSLNVFAAFFTPTYRAIIPQIVAKDIYREANGLSMATFQLLSVFGPALAGIGAVWLGAKQIFFVNGTTLLIAILFILTIPKTSLQKGINTADNAMPKKTWGEVLKGIRLLFGNKIVRFALSIEFISAIAGAMVLVNTVGLVKTSLQLDDKHYGWIMSVFGVGAVITAFLLGSLDKSKTRSKSLISGAVLIGIAISLANFVPYSGLLFLWVLAGIGQTLADMPSETLIGENIEPQDQGKVYGAHFAFSHLWWAIAYPIAGFLGTKFPDREFLYGGILTLVLAIIAVLALNRRKTIIKK, encoded by the coding sequence ATGGAAAAAAGACCTTTACTAAAAATATTTACAGAACCTTTTAAAACATTGCGGAATACCACTTTCGCAAGGCTTTATTTTGCCCAGATCGCAAGCCTGTTCGGGGATGCCTTTACCTGGTTGGGACTGGCGTTGCTTACGTATGAAATCAATCCCGGTAACGCTGCCGCTATATTGGCATCGGCTCTTACATTACGGGTTACGGCGTATATCATTTTTTCGCCCTTTGCAGGTGTAGTGTCTGAAAAGTTTCAGCGCAAACAAATATTGCTGATAACGCAGTTTGCAAGAATGGCAATCGTGTGTATGCTTCCTTTTGTCAACGCTGAATGGCAGGTGTACGTATTAATATTTTCGCTCAATGTATTTGCTGCGTTCTTCACGCCAACATACAGGGCTATTATTCCGCAGATAGTAGCCAAAGATATATACAGGGAAGCCAACGGTCTGTCAATGGCTACATTCCAGTTGTTGAGTGTTTTTGGTCCGGCACTGGCAGGGATCGGGGCAGTGTGGTTAGGCGCGAAACAGATATTCTTTGTAAACGGCACAACCCTTTTAATTGCGATACTATTTATTCTCACCATTCCTAAGACATCATTGCAGAAGGGGATCAATACTGCCGATAATGCAATGCCCAAAAAGACGTGGGGCGAAGTATTGAAAGGTATTCGCTTACTGTTCGGAAATAAGATTGTGCGTTTCGCCTTGAGTATCGAATTTATATCGGCCATTGCAGGAGCAATGGTATTGGTTAATACCGTTGGCCTGGTAAAAACATCCCTGCAATTGGATGATAAGCATTATGGATGGATAATGTCTGTATTTGGTGTTGGCGCGGTCATTACAGCATTTTTGCTGGGTAGTTTGGATAAGAGCAAAACACGCAGTAAATCACTGATAAGCGGTGCTGTTTTAATTGGTATAGCTATCAGCCTTGCCAACTTCGTTCCGTACAGCGGGTTGCTTTTTTTATGGGTGTTGGCGGGTATCGGGCAAACACTTGCCGACATGCCCTCCGAAACGCTGATAGGCGAAAATATCGAACCCCAGGACCAGGGTAAAGTATATGGTGCACATTTCGCGTTCTCTCATTTATGGTGGGCAATAGCTTATCCGATAGCCGGTTTTTTAGGCACGAAATTCCCCGATAGAGAATTTTTGTATGGTGGTATCCTCACGTTGGTCTTAGCGATCATTGCCGTTTTAGCCCTTAATCGCCGCAAAACAATCATTAAAAAATAG
- a CDS encoding RteC domain-containing protein: protein MEKFYTETLQKLETEIKELEIEADCSIERIEAVIELIIKYLSDVKDFVLKKGFTNIDAEIRFFKYQKPLIVSKLIYYNAIYKIEIRKPHGAKAIRKHLKKELKKLKRFFDSNLDFYKYYRNNYSFLDEKFFVRGKHDITLCLDTYYFQSDHTFSTSHDYKVAKIMANDLIQLYLEDQLYHIKKHLLLKRPSLTALNWTASKAAMIELIYSLHYQGVFDNGNSDIRLIAEYFERAFNIDLGNFYHTYLEIRNRKINRTKFLDALRDALIKKMDEQDER from the coding sequence ATGGAAAAATTTTATACTGAAACGCTTCAGAAGTTGGAAACAGAAATCAAAGAATTAGAGATTGAAGCCGATTGCTCAATAGAGCGGATAGAAGCTGTAATAGAGCTTATTATTAAATACTTATCCGATGTAAAAGATTTTGTCCTTAAAAAAGGGTTTACGAATATAGATGCGGAGATTCGTTTTTTCAAATATCAGAAGCCGCTTATTGTTTCCAAACTGATATACTATAATGCTATTTATAAAATTGAAATAAGAAAACCGCACGGGGCAAAGGCTATAAGAAAACATCTTAAAAAAGAATTGAAAAAGCTCAAAAGGTTCTTTGACAGCAACCTCGATTTTTATAAATATTATCGCAACAATTATTCCTTTCTTGACGAGAAGTTCTTTGTGCGGGGTAAGCATGATATAACGCTATGCCTGGATACTTACTATTTTCAGTCCGACCATACCTTTTCAACCTCACACGATTACAAGGTGGCTAAGATAATGGCGAACGACTTAATACAGCTATACCTCGAAGACCAGCTTTATCACATAAAGAAGCACCTGTTATTGAAACGGCCATCCCTCACAGCTCTTAACTGGACCGCCAGTAAAGCTGCCATGATAGAACTTATTTATTCGCTCCACTATCAGGGTGTTTTTGATAACGGGAATAGTGATATTAGGTTGATTGCGGAATATTTTGAGAGAGCTTTCAATATTGATTTGGGAAACTTTTACCATACCTATCTCGAAATTCGGAACAGGAAAATTAACCGCACCAAGTTCCTTGATGCGTTACGGGATGCGCTCATTAAGAAGATGGATGAGCAGGACGAGAGATAA